One part of the Prosthecobacter vanneervenii genome encodes these proteins:
- a CDS encoding 4Fe-4S binding protein, whose translation MATIIVQRPKLAWHERWFISTLLKGLKITVGHGIKTFLQIAGRKPKVTMEYPEQKWDDHLPDHYRGAPTLVTDEHDRERCVSCQLCEFICPPKAIKIIPGEIPSDDPWAKVEKRPKEFEIDMIRCIYCGMCEEVCPEQAIFLRKDYAITGLSRKEMVHNKKRLYEIGGQRVGLVNKWNELK comes from the coding sequence ATGGCCACTATCATTGTACAACGTCCCAAACTCGCCTGGCATGAACGCTGGTTCATTTCCACGCTTCTGAAAGGGCTGAAAATCACGGTTGGACATGGCATTAAAACCTTCCTCCAGATTGCCGGACGCAAGCCCAAGGTAACGATGGAATACCCGGAGCAGAAATGGGACGACCATCTGCCCGACCACTACCGTGGCGCGCCTACCCTCGTCACCGACGAGCATGACCGTGAGCGCTGCGTGAGCTGCCAGCTCTGCGAATTCATCTGCCCTCCCAAGGCCATCAAGATCATCCCTGGGGAGATCCCCAGCGACGATCCGTGGGCCAAGGTCGAAAAGCGGCCGAAGGAGTTCGAAATCGACATGATTCGCTGCATTTACTGCGGCATGTGCGAGGAGGTCTGCCCGGAGCAGGCCATTTTCCTGCGCAAGGACTACGCCATCACCGGTCTCTCCCGCAAGGAGATGGTGCACAACAAAAAGCGCCTCTATGAAATCGGCGGCCAGCGTGTGGGGCTGGTGAACAAGTGGAACGAGCTCAAATAA
- a CDS encoding NADH-quinone oxidoreductase subunit J family protein has product MPPLLFYFFALITLGFGFMVVTGRNPVTCALSLAASFVGLAALFLSLDAYFIGVIQILVYAGAVMVLFLFIIMLLDIKTEEGKKLNLPAIVSGVLLAVFLTLQIFMVAGSTDLAGKTAATAPLALAEASAKIGKAALPTITKDLKAGELPDAKLIGFTLFDQYGFHLQVIGLLLLVGTIGVVVLSKRERSPAP; this is encoded by the coding sequence ATGCCCCCGCTGCTGTTCTATTTCTTTGCGCTGATCACCCTGGGCTTCGGCTTCATGGTCGTCACCGGGCGCAATCCAGTGACCTGCGCCCTCTCCTTGGCGGCCAGTTTCGTCGGTCTCGCGGCTCTTTTCCTGAGTCTGGATGCCTACTTCATCGGAGTCATCCAGATCCTCGTCTACGCCGGCGCGGTCATGGTGCTCTTCCTCTTTATTATCATGCTGCTGGACATCAAGACGGAGGAGGGCAAGAAACTGAACCTCCCCGCCATCGTGTCCGGTGTGCTGCTAGCCGTGTTTTTGACCCTGCAGATCTTCATGGTCGCTGGCAGCACCGATTTGGCCGGCAAGACCGCCGCCACCGCCCCGCTGGCCCTGGCGGAAGCCTCCGCCAAGATCGGCAAGGCCGCGCTGCCCACGATCACCAAGGATCTGAAGGCTGGCGAACTGCCTGATGCCAAGTTGATCGGCTTCACCCTTTTTGATCAATACGGATTCCATCTGCAGGTGATCGGCCTGCTGCTGCTGGTCGGCACGATCGGTGTGGTGGTCCTCAGCAAACGCGAAAGGAGCCCCGCGCCATGA
- a CDS encoding SGNH/GDSL hydrolase family protein, translating into MRILPLLSLICIATGLRAESILPPNARVAVIGDSITEQKIYSKYIETYLLACTGRSDIKVCQFGWSGERAGGFAARLENDLAVFNPNVATTCYGMNDGSYRPYAPEVGAEYEKNMRLVIEGMKKVGVKAMAIGSPGGVDPDFFKKNVTGADYNDNLAHLRDIAKKLAEENKVPFANVYDTMISALTKSKAALGKEYGPFGGDGFHPAPAGQLLMAQAFLKALGFDGEIGTISLDMKGESKASSGHVVKGGQNGSVTLESTKWPFVFDADPKSAGSNRSILPYTSFNEDLNRLTLKVVNLGSAKAKVTWGTQSKEFTSEQLKAGVNLAAEFTKTPFDNDFAALTNAITQKEAFETILIKNLVTNMRSVAAEAAEDPKVAAALAKLKKKLGDEHAKQDANVRKFIKPVTHTIKVEEIK; encoded by the coding sequence ATGCGTATCCTCCCGCTTCTCTCCCTCATCTGCATCGCCACCGGCCTCCGTGCCGAATCCATCCTGCCTCCCAACGCCCGCGTCGCTGTGATCGGCGACAGCATCACGGAGCAAAAAATTTACTCCAAATACATCGAGACCTACCTGCTGGCCTGCACAGGGCGCAGCGACATCAAGGTGTGCCAGTTTGGCTGGAGCGGCGAGCGCGCCGGCGGCTTCGCAGCCCGCCTGGAAAACGACCTGGCGGTGTTCAATCCCAATGTGGCCACCACCTGCTACGGCATGAATGACGGCAGCTACCGCCCCTATGCACCGGAAGTCGGTGCCGAGTATGAGAAAAACATGCGCCTGGTGATCGAGGGCATGAAGAAGGTCGGCGTGAAGGCCATGGCCATCGGCTCCCCCGGCGGAGTGGACCCGGACTTCTTCAAAAAGAACGTCACCGGTGCTGACTACAATGACAACCTTGCCCACCTGCGCGACATCGCCAAGAAGCTGGCGGAAGAAAACAAAGTGCCCTTTGCCAATGTGTATGACACGATGATCAGCGCGCTCACCAAGTCCAAGGCGGCGCTGGGCAAGGAATACGGCCCCTTTGGTGGCGACGGCTTCCATCCCGCCCCAGCGGGCCAGCTGCTCATGGCGCAGGCCTTTCTCAAGGCGCTGGGGTTTGACGGCGAGATCGGCACCATCTCTCTGGACATGAAGGGCGAGAGCAAGGCCAGCAGCGGCCACGTGGTCAAAGGCGGGCAGAACGGTAGCGTGACCCTGGAGAGCACCAAATGGCCCTTCGTGTTTGATGCCGACCCCAAATCTGCTGGCAGCAATCGCAGCATCCTGCCCTACACCAGTTTCAATGAAGACCTCAACCGCCTCACTCTAAAAGTCGTGAATCTCGGCAGCGCCAAGGCCAAGGTCACCTGGGGCACGCAGAGCAAGGAGTTCACCAGCGAGCAGCTCAAGGCAGGCGTGAATCTCGCTGCTGAATTTACCAAGACGCCTTTCGACAATGACTTCGCCGCATTGACCAACGCCATCACACAGAAAGAGGCTTTTGAAACCATCCTGATCAAGAACCTCGTCACCAACATGCGTTCGGTGGCCGCAGAAGCAGCGGAAGACCCCAAGGTGGCTGCCGCGCTGGCCAAGCTGAAGAAGAAGCTGGGAGACGAGCACGCCAAGCAGGATGCCAACGTGCGCAAGTTCATCAAGCCTGTCACTCACACGATCAAGGTCGAGGAAATCAAGTAA
- a CDS encoding hybrid sensor histidine kinase/response regulator, with product MTSTDRTRILIVENEGLVGCDMATTLGKLGYLVVAICSSGEEALARFEEFRPDLVLMDVHLAGQLDGIETARELQRRGSVAIVYVTACADLDTVARARETHPHGYLLKPFNHDELRLAVEVAAQRHFEENERQRREHSYFEAFQSLADGVIAADLSGGVVFMNPSAARTTGWNAQEAIGRSLHEVFRIFQSTGEPAEILSAEAPADSTERTVYLTNLAGERVAIHDRSAPLRDAQGHLSGLIILFRAAVTAPAPMETAATTRNTAPLVDVVESISDPLFSLDSRWRVTYANASALRLFDRNLQNMLGLSLWDIMPSATRELHHEAFAHAMLHRETVNREIYLDEKQIWLELRGYPFGEGLLLLIQDVTARREEAERRNRIDRLESLGLLARGFAHDFNNLLTVLLGNISLAEMRLRNAITLPELHTAKQATLQAQNLVQQLLTFARGGAPIKTQLRLGDLIETFFTHHTRANRVEYRVEIQPGLPQVAIDSAQIRRMLSNLIRNAEQAQPEGGEIVVRCFAPDHAEMFPGEMVADTNFQPSGLAIEVEDRGEGIPAEHLPHIFEPYFSTRKADNATGLGLTVCESIAKAHGGSLTVSSEPGRGTTVRFYLPLDSDSEEADAFGLSKVFDTAPDLTNSNPRILVLEDDPLVRSLIVRNLTSNGFDVAETAEGTETVRLYQESFTQGRPYDLVILDLSIPNGMGGVRAMEKLRAIDPEVFAIVSSGYSDDPVMANPAAYGFASVLPKPYEPADMLRLVRNILSTRGIRRTSSQQD from the coding sequence ATGACCAGCACTGATCGCACGCGCATCTTGATCGTTGAGAACGAGGGACTCGTAGGCTGTGACATGGCTACGACCCTCGGTAAGCTAGGGTATCTAGTCGTTGCCATCTGCTCGTCTGGAGAAGAGGCGCTTGCTCGTTTTGAGGAGTTTCGTCCCGATCTTGTCCTGATGGACGTTCATCTGGCAGGACAGCTCGATGGCATAGAGACAGCACGTGAATTGCAGCGCCGAGGCAGCGTGGCCATTGTTTACGTTACGGCCTGTGCCGACCTCGACACCGTGGCCCGCGCCCGCGAAACCCACCCCCACGGTTACTTGCTCAAACCTTTCAACCACGACGAACTCCGCCTGGCTGTGGAAGTGGCCGCCCAGCGCCACTTTGAGGAAAATGAACGACAGCGCCGTGAGCACAGCTACTTTGAGGCGTTTCAGAGCCTGGCAGACGGCGTGATCGCTGCGGATCTCTCCGGTGGCGTGGTATTCATGAATCCCTCCGCTGCCCGCACCACAGGGTGGAATGCGCAGGAGGCCATCGGCCGCTCCCTGCACGAGGTCTTCCGCATCTTTCAGAGTACGGGAGAGCCCGCTGAGATTCTCTCCGCAGAAGCTCCAGCAGACTCCACCGAACGCACGGTGTACCTGACCAACCTGGCGGGAGAGCGTGTGGCCATCCATGACCGCTCGGCACCGCTGCGCGACGCCCAGGGACACCTGTCTGGCCTGATCATCCTCTTCCGCGCTGCAGTCACCGCGCCTGCCCCTATGGAAACCGCCGCAACCACCCGCAACACCGCGCCTCTGGTGGACGTGGTGGAGAGCATTTCCGACCCGCTTTTCTCCCTCGACTCGCGCTGGCGCGTCACCTACGCCAACGCCAGCGCCCTGAGGCTTTTTGACCGCAACCTGCAAAATATGCTGGGGCTCTCGCTCTGGGACATCATGCCCAGCGCCACCCGCGAGCTGCACCACGAGGCTTTTGCCCACGCGATGCTGCACCGCGAGACGGTGAACCGGGAGATCTACCTTGATGAAAAGCAGATCTGGCTGGAGCTGCGCGGCTATCCTTTTGGCGAGGGGCTGCTGCTGCTCATTCAGGATGTGACCGCCCGCCGCGAGGAAGCCGAGCGCCGCAACCGAATCGACCGCCTGGAGTCCCTCGGCCTGCTGGCGCGTGGCTTTGCGCATGATTTCAACAACCTCCTTACCGTGCTGCTGGGAAACATCTCGCTGGCAGAGATGCGCCTGCGCAATGCCATCACGCTGCCTGAGCTGCACACTGCCAAGCAGGCCACACTGCAGGCGCAGAATCTCGTGCAGCAGCTGCTGACCTTTGCGCGCGGCGGTGCACCGATCAAAACCCAGCTCCGCCTGGGAGACCTCATTGAGACCTTTTTCACCCACCACACGCGTGCAAACCGGGTGGAATACCGCGTGGAGATCCAACCAGGGCTGCCGCAGGTGGCGATCGACAGCGCGCAGATCCGCCGCATGCTCAGCAATCTGATCCGCAATGCCGAGCAGGCTCAGCCTGAAGGCGGAGAGATCGTGGTGCGCTGCTTCGCGCCTGACCACGCGGAGATGTTCCCGGGAGAAATGGTGGCCGACACCAACTTCCAGCCCTCCGGCCTGGCCATTGAGGTGGAGGACAGAGGCGAAGGCATCCCTGCCGAGCACCTGCCGCACATCTTTGAGCCCTACTTCAGCACCCGCAAAGCCGACAACGCCACCGGCCTGGGCCTGACCGTATGTGAATCCATCGCCAAAGCCCATGGCGGCTCGCTGACGGTGAGCTCCGAGCCCGGCAGGGGAACAACTGTGCGTTTCTATCTGCCGCTCGACTCCGACAGCGAGGAGGCAGACGCCTTTGGCCTCAGCAAGGTCTTTGACACAGCTCCGGACCTCACGAACTCCAATCCGCGCATCCTCGTGCTGGAGGACGATCCCCTGGTGCGCTCCCTGATCGTCCGCAATCTCACCAGCAACGGCTTTGATGTGGCTGAAACTGCTGAAGGCACGGAAACAGTGCGCCTTTATCAGGAGTCATTCACCCAGGGCCGTCCTTACGATCTGGTCATTCTTGATCTTAGCATCCCCAATGGCATGGGCGGTGTGCGTGCCATGGAAAAGCTGCGCGCCATCGACCCAGAGGTCTTTGCCATCGTTTCCAGCGGCTATTCGGACGATCCTGTGATGGCCAACCCCGCCGCCTACGGCTTTGCCTCTGTGCTGCCAAAGCCCTACGAGCCTGCCGACATGCTGCGCCTGGTGCGCAACATTCTTTCCACGCGTGGCATCCGCCGCACCTCATCGCAGCAGGATTGA
- a CDS encoding RecQ family ATP-dependent DNA helicase — MPHDLHAALKQHFGHAAFRAGQQQVMEALLAGRSALALFPTSAGKSLCYQLPALLMEGVALIISPLIALMKDQVQALQARGIAAARLDSSLSAAEVAQVFDDMRTGVLKLLYIAPERLMNENFIERLKRLRISMMAVDEAHCISEWGHNFRPEYLRLAHVAAELGIRPVLALTATATPSVAADIRKAFGIAHEDHVQTSFLRPNLHFRITPCTTRQRLGVLTRLLQKRKLPSIVYVTLQQTAEEVATHLQRNEVNALAYHAGLPDEHRHAAQDAFMSGQTDVIVATIAFGMGIDKSDIRAVYHYNLPKTLENYSQETGRAGRDGKTSVCEMLACGDDCIVLENFTFGDTPTPQAIRQLLDHLLLGGTEFDVSMYDLAHATDIRPLVIETVITNLELDGILRPLGSFYASYQYRFIQPEQRILSGHKAERQAFLRRLFQCGKRGTKWTTINPDEAAAELEEPRDRVLKALTWLQESGDIELKPSGSRQKYRLSEEAHRRDPKEITKKMQQLFAHREERDVERLQEVLNYARHRGCLTRRLLDYFGESMEADCGTCTSCKEREKGVADDAPRVIPQSEPPPITIEHVAAIREVIAERKPALRSARQLARFLCGLTSPATTRERLGRHPSFGLLETIPFGDVLAQTETMLR; from the coding sequence ATGCCCCACGATCTCCACGCCGCCCTGAAACAACACTTTGGCCATGCGGCTTTTCGCGCGGGACAGCAGCAGGTGATGGAGGCGCTGCTGGCTGGGAGAAGCGCGCTGGCGCTCTTTCCCACGAGTGCGGGGAAATCCCTCTGCTACCAGCTTCCGGCGCTGCTCATGGAGGGGGTGGCGCTCATCATCTCCCCGCTCATCGCGCTGATGAAGGATCAGGTGCAGGCGCTGCAGGCACGAGGCATTGCCGCAGCGCGGCTGGACTCATCTCTCTCCGCTGCCGAGGTGGCGCAGGTTTTTGATGACATGCGCACCGGGGTGCTGAAGCTGCTCTACATCGCCCCCGAGAGGCTCATGAATGAAAACTTCATCGAGCGGCTGAAGCGCTTGCGCATCTCCATGATGGCGGTGGATGAGGCGCACTGCATCTCGGAGTGGGGGCACAATTTTCGTCCCGAATACCTGCGGCTGGCGCACGTTGCGGCGGAGCTGGGCATCCGGCCTGTGCTGGCGCTCACCGCCACAGCCACTCCCTCGGTGGCGGCGGATATCCGCAAGGCCTTTGGCATCGCGCACGAGGACCATGTGCAGACCTCTTTTCTGCGGCCCAATCTGCATTTCCGCATCACGCCCTGCACCACGCGGCAGCGGCTGGGCGTGCTCACGCGCCTGCTGCAAAAGCGCAAGCTGCCCTCCATCGTTTATGTCACCCTGCAGCAGACCGCTGAAGAAGTGGCCACGCATCTGCAAAGGAATGAAGTGAATGCCCTCGCCTATCATGCGGGTCTTCCAGACGAGCACCGGCACGCAGCGCAGGATGCCTTCATGAGCGGCCAGACGGATGTCATTGTGGCCACCATCGCCTTCGGCATGGGCATCGACAAATCAGACATCCGTGCAGTGTATCACTACAACCTGCCCAAGACGCTGGAGAATTACTCGCAGGAAACCGGTCGCGCCGGGCGCGATGGCAAGACCTCCGTGTGCGAGATGCTCGCGTGTGGGGACGACTGCATTGTGCTGGAAAATTTCACCTTTGGAGACACGCCCACGCCGCAGGCCATCCGCCAGCTGCTGGACCATCTGCTGCTGGGCGGGACGGAGTTTGATGTCTCCATGTATGACCTGGCCCATGCCACGGACATCCGCCCACTGGTGATCGAGACAGTCATCACCAATCTGGAGCTGGACGGCATCCTGCGCCCGCTGGGCTCGTTCTATGCCAGCTACCAGTACCGCTTCATCCAGCCGGAGCAGCGCATCCTCTCCGGACACAAGGCGGAGCGGCAGGCCTTTCTGCGCCGGTTGTTTCAATGCGGCAAGCGCGGCACCAAGTGGACCACGATCAACCCCGATGAAGCCGCGGCTGAGCTTGAGGAGCCGCGAGATCGCGTGCTCAAGGCGCTGACCTGGCTTCAGGAGTCAGGAGACATCGAACTCAAGCCCAGTGGCAGCCGCCAGAAATACCGGCTCTCTGAAGAAGCACACCGCCGAGATCCGAAAGAGATCACCAAAAAGATGCAGCAGCTTTTTGCGCATCGAGAAGAACGCGATGTGGAGCGGCTGCAGGAGGTGCTGAATTATGCGCGGCATCGCGGCTGCCTGACGCGCCGCCTGCTGGACTACTTCGGCGAGAGCATGGAGGCCGACTGCGGCACCTGCACCAGCTGCAAAGAGCGTGAAAAAGGCGTGGCCGACGATGCGCCGCGCGTCATCCCGCAGTCAGAGCCGCCGCCGATCACCATCGAGCACGTGGCGGCCATTCGGGAGGTCATCGCCGAGCGCAAACCCGCACTGCGCTCCGCGCGCCAGCTGGCCCGTTTCCTCTGCGGGCTTACCAGTCCCGCCACGACGCGGGAGCGGCTGGGCAGGCATCCTAGCTTTGGTCTGCTGGAAACCATTCCGTTTGGAGACGTGCTGGCGCAGACAGAAACGATGCTGCGATAA
- a CDS encoding MFS transporter — protein MPTSRSSLWKWYLCGLLLLATTINYMDRQTLANAATRVTKEFHLSQEQYGDVELAFGWAFAVGSLLFGFLADRVKVYWLYPVVLSGWSLMGIASAHTNGYWPLLMCRVLLGFFEAGHWPCALKTTFALLEPKDRTMGNSVLQSGASIGAVVTPPLMIWLMTDELSSWRRAFEAIGYIGLVWVVVWFLSMRKNDLDVKVEDDPSKRESLGGILLGGRFWALAMLIFGAQTCWHLFRVWLPKFMQEGRGYPEVEALAFNSAYYIGTDVGCIMAGFISLWLARRFGLSAHGARRWVYAGACVLTSFSVLLFWLPKGWPLIGALLCVGAGALALFPCYYSFVQELSDRHVGRLTGLLSTWVWAVSSPMHKLFGRLVDETKSFDLGMALAGLAPWLGVIAMKLFWDRQKPKDAAVQER, from the coding sequence ATGCCCACTTCGCGCTCCTCCCTCTGGAAATGGTATCTCTGCGGCCTGCTGCTGCTGGCCACGACGATCAATTACATGGATCGGCAGACGCTGGCAAATGCGGCCACACGTGTGACGAAGGAGTTTCATCTCTCGCAGGAGCAGTATGGTGATGTGGAGCTGGCCTTTGGCTGGGCCTTTGCGGTGGGGTCCCTGCTGTTTGGTTTCCTGGCTGACCGCGTGAAGGTGTACTGGCTCTATCCGGTGGTGCTCAGCGGCTGGTCGCTGATGGGCATTGCCTCGGCGCATACGAATGGCTACTGGCCGCTGCTGATGTGCCGGGTGCTGCTGGGCTTCTTTGAGGCGGGTCACTGGCCATGCGCGCTAAAGACCACCTTTGCGCTGCTGGAGCCCAAGGACCGCACCATGGGAAACAGCGTGCTGCAGAGCGGAGCATCCATCGGCGCTGTGGTCACGCCGCCGCTCATGATCTGGCTCATGACGGACGAGCTTTCCAGCTGGCGGCGGGCCTTTGAGGCCATCGGCTACATCGGGTTGGTGTGGGTGGTGGTGTGGTTCCTGTCCATGCGCAAAAACGACCTGGATGTGAAGGTGGAGGATGATCCCTCCAAGCGCGAAAGCCTGGGAGGCATCCTGCTCGGCGGACGCTTCTGGGCGTTGGCGATGCTGATCTTTGGCGCGCAGACCTGCTGGCACCTCTTCCGTGTTTGGCTGCCCAAGTTCATGCAGGAGGGGCGCGGCTATCCCGAGGTGGAGGCATTGGCTTTCAACTCGGCCTACTACATCGGCACGGATGTCGGCTGCATCATGGCGGGGTTCATCTCGCTGTGGCTGGCGCGGCGCTTTGGCCTCTCGGCGCATGGTGCACGGCGTTGGGTGTATGCGGGTGCGTGCGTGCTCACCTCCTTCAGCGTGCTGCTGTTCTGGCTGCCCAAGGGCTGGCCGCTGATCGGTGCGCTGCTGTGCGTCGGTGCCGGTGCGCTGGCGCTCTTTCCCTGCTACTACAGCTTTGTGCAGGAGCTTTCAGACCGGCATGTGGGCCGGCTCACGGGCCTGCTGAGCACCTGGGTGTGGGCGGTGTCCTCCCCCATGCACAAGCTCTTTGGCAGACTGGTGGACGAAACAAAATCCTTCGACCTCGGCATGGCCCTGGCAGGGCTGGCGCCGTGGCTGGGGGTCATCGCTATGAAATTGTTCTGGGACAGGCAAAAGCCGAAGGACGCCGCAGTGCAGGAGCGTTGA
- the nuoK gene encoding NADH-quinone oxidoreductase subunit NuoK — protein MITLGHYLVVSGMLFALGLAGVIARRNIIIVYMCLEMMLSAANLALVGFSRFHVVNGLPDYTAQSLVFFTITVAAAEVAVGLAIIVALFRSKQSVDVESVTKLQG, from the coding sequence ATGATCACACTCGGCCACTATCTCGTCGTCAGCGGCATGCTGTTTGCCCTCGGTCTGGCTGGCGTCATTGCACGCCGGAACATCATCATTGTTTATATGTGTCTGGAGATGATGCTCAGCGCGGCCAATCTGGCGCTGGTGGGCTTCTCCCGCTTTCATGTCGTCAACGGCCTGCCGGACTACACCGCGCAGTCGCTCGTTTTCTTCACCATCACCGTGGCCGCTGCTGAAGTGGCCGTGGGTCTCGCCATCATCGTGGCTCTCTTCCGCTCCAAGCAGAGCGTGGATGTGGAGTCCGTCACCAAACTTCAAGGATAA
- a CDS encoding creatininase family protein: MQLADLKWSEVDALSRDTPVIFPVAALEQHGRHMPVFTDSMLTNELIRRTEAVLGERVLIAPLTWLGNSHHHMDFPGTLSAEPRLYLDLLNGLMENFIAHGFKRLVFLNGHGGNDIPGKQAVFETRQKYRDRSDLLLLFATYWNLGAKPWTRDPSIQQRVMGHACEWETSMVLRLRPELVGDLTKTGDVPFGNPFEPASRGWIMTDRSEPGHVGDPRSATAEKGEVLFQCFSETVVKMLERVIAWDGRSWEG, from the coding sequence ATGCAACTGGCCGATTTGAAGTGGTCCGAGGTGGACGCGCTCAGCCGCGACACGCCGGTGATTTTCCCCGTCGCCGCTCTGGAACAGCACGGCAGGCACATGCCGGTCTTCACCGACAGCATGCTCACCAACGAACTTATTCGTCGTACGGAGGCGGTGCTGGGTGAGCGTGTACTCATAGCGCCGCTCACGTGGCTGGGGAATTCCCATCATCACATGGACTTCCCCGGCACCCTCTCGGCGGAGCCGCGCCTCTATCTCGATTTACTCAACGGGCTGATGGAAAACTTCATCGCCCACGGCTTCAAGCGGCTCGTGTTTCTCAATGGCCACGGCGGCAACGACATCCCTGGAAAACAGGCGGTGTTTGAGACACGGCAGAAATACCGCGATCGCAGCGACCTGCTGCTGCTCTTTGCCACCTACTGGAACCTCGGCGCCAAGCCCTGGACGCGCGATCCCTCCATCCAGCAGCGCGTCATGGGCCATGCCTGTGAGTGGGAGACGAGCATGGTCCTGCGCCTGCGCCCCGAACTCGTCGGCGATCTGACCAAGACGGGCGACGTTCCCTTTGGCAATCCCTTCGAGCCCGCCTCACGCGGCTGGATCATGACCGACCGCAGCGAGCCCGGCCATGTGGGAGATCCCCGCAGCGCCACGGCGGAAAAAGGAGAGGTGCTCTTCCAGTGCTTCAGCGAGACCGTGGTGAAGATGCTGGAACGCGTCATTGCGTGGGATGGGAGGAGCTGGGAGGGGTGA
- a CDS encoding sialidase family protein: MICRFIATLLLTSVLTAAEPYKLKLETITKGYDGKTCWVHPRAGAIPGSTPQVVLTMQKLLLTGSDVFYALNHVSTSDMARTWTQPVENTDTLGRREEAGGVIVAACDFTPKWHATSGKLLGIGHTVRYTDDKVIHERPRETCFSVYDPQHNTWSPWATLAMPADPKFYNAGAGCVQRVDLENGDILLPIYFKAQGDKYYRVTVLRCSFDGSTLRFIEQGNDVMLESGRGVYEPSLIRCAGKFYLTLRNDTAGYVCSSDDGLHFSESKRWDWSSGGDLGNYNTQQHWVAHKDHLYLVYTRRGASNDHVFRHRAPLFMAEVDKGTLTVRRETESILVPERGARLGNFGICEVSENETWVTVAEWMQKNGPDYVIKPDNQYGADNSVYAARIIWRD, translated from the coding sequence ATGATCTGCCGCTTTATTGCCACGCTCCTCCTCACATCGGTGCTGACTGCTGCCGAGCCGTACAAGCTGAAGCTCGAAACCATCACCAAAGGCTACGACGGCAAAACGTGCTGGGTGCATCCGCGCGCAGGTGCCATTCCCGGCAGCACGCCCCAAGTGGTGCTGACGATGCAGAAGCTCCTGCTCACCGGCAGTGATGTGTTCTACGCCCTGAATCACGTCAGCACATCGGACATGGCCCGCACCTGGACGCAGCCCGTGGAAAACACGGACACCTTGGGCCGGCGTGAAGAAGCGGGCGGCGTCATCGTGGCGGCATGTGACTTCACTCCCAAGTGGCACGCCACATCCGGCAAGCTGCTCGGCATCGGCCACACGGTGCGCTACACGGACGACAAGGTTATTCACGAGCGTCCGCGTGAGACCTGTTTCTCCGTTTATGATCCGCAGCACAACACATGGTCGCCATGGGCCACGCTGGCCATGCCCGCCGATCCTAAGTTTTATAACGCAGGAGCGGGCTGCGTGCAGCGCGTGGATCTGGAAAACGGCGACATCCTCCTGCCCATTTATTTCAAGGCTCAGGGAGACAAATACTACCGTGTGACCGTGCTGCGCTGCAGCTTTGACGGCAGCACGCTGCGCTTCATTGAGCAGGGCAATGATGTTATGTTGGAGTCAGGGCGCGGTGTGTACGAGCCGTCCCTCATTCGCTGCGCTGGGAAGTTTTACCTCACGCTGCGCAACGACACCGCTGGATACGTGTGCAGCAGCGATGACGGCCTGCACTTCAGCGAATCCAAACGCTGGGACTGGAGCAGCGGTGGCGATCTGGGAAACTACAACACCCAGCAGCACTGGGTGGCGCACAAAGACCATCTCTATCTCGTGTACACCCGTCGAGGTGCCAGCAACGACCACGTCTTTCGCCATCGTGCTCCCTTGTTCATGGCTGAGGTGGACAAGGGCACGCTCACCGTGAGGCGCGAAACCGAGAGCATCCTGGTGCCCGAGCGCGGCGCACGCCTTGGCAACTTTGGCATCTGCGAAGTCAGCGAAAACGAAACTTGGGTCACCGTGGCCGAGTGGATGCAGAAGAACGGCCCGGACTACGTCATTAAGCCCGACAATCAATATGGCGCGGACAACAGCGTCTATGCCGCACGCATTATCTGGCGGGACTGA